The Psychrobacter sp. LV10R520-6 genome includes a region encoding these proteins:
- the glnA gene encoding type I glutamate--ammonia ligase, translating into MSNKLLDLIKSSNAKWVDFRFTDTRGKEQHISFPAYTIDEEVMEDGKMFDGSSIAGWKGIEASDMILRPDPETAFLDPFFDAITVVVTCDIIEPSTLQGYERDPRSIARRAEEYLKSTGIGDTAYFGPEPEFFVFDEVKWSIEMSGVSHKIVAEEAAWSTNESYEWGNMAHRPRVKGAYFPVPPVDSSQDMRAVMCERLEEIIGEGCIEVHHHEVAPCQSEIGVAFNTLVRKADEVQQLKYVVHNVAHQFGKTATFMPKPIVGDNGSGMHVHMSISKDGQNTFSGDEYAGLSETALYFIGGIIKHARALNAITNPSTNSYKRLVPHYEAPIKLAYSASNRSASIRIPHVSSPKAVRIEARFPDPAANPYLAFAALLMAGLDGIQNKMHPGDAADKNLYDLPPEEEAQIPTVAENLEVALQALKEDHEFLLKGDVFTKDMLEAFIALKEEEVQRVNVTVHPVEFDLYYSC; encoded by the coding sequence ATGTCGAATAAATTACTAGATCTTATCAAATCATCCAATGCTAAATGGGTTGACTTTCGTTTCACTGATACTCGCGGTAAAGAACAACACATCAGCTTTCCTGCTTATACCATTGACGAAGAAGTGATGGAAGATGGCAAAATGTTTGATGGTTCATCCATCGCTGGCTGGAAGGGCATTGAAGCGTCCGATATGATCTTGCGTCCTGATCCAGAGACCGCTTTTCTTGACCCCTTCTTTGATGCCATCACTGTTGTGGTAACTTGCGACATTATCGAACCATCGACCCTGCAAGGCTATGAACGCGATCCACGCTCTATCGCTCGCCGTGCTGAAGAATACTTAAAATCAACCGGTATCGGTGATACGGCCTACTTCGGTCCTGAGCCTGAGTTCTTCGTGTTTGACGAAGTGAAATGGTCAATTGAGATGTCAGGTGTTAGCCATAAAATCGTTGCTGAAGAAGCAGCATGGTCGACTAACGAGTCTTATGAATGGGGCAATATGGCGCATCGTCCACGCGTCAAAGGGGCTTATTTCCCAGTACCGCCAGTCGATAGCTCACAAGATATGCGCGCGGTCATGTGTGAGCGCCTAGAAGAGATTATCGGCGAAGGTTGCATTGAGGTGCATCATCATGAAGTTGCGCCTTGTCAGTCAGAAATTGGTGTTGCGTTCAACACTTTGGTACGAAAAGCTGACGAAGTACAGCAGTTAAAATATGTGGTCCATAACGTGGCGCATCAGTTCGGTAAAACAGCGACCTTTATGCCTAAGCCTATTGTTGGTGATAATGGCTCAGGTATGCATGTGCATATGTCCATCTCAAAAGATGGCCAAAACACTTTTTCTGGTGACGAATATGCGGGTCTGTCTGAGACCGCGTTATACTTCATCGGTGGTATTATCAAGCATGCGCGTGCATTGAACGCGATTACTAACCCATCTACTAACAGCTACAAGCGTCTCGTACCGCATTATGAAGCGCCTATTAAACTGGCATATTCTGCTTCTAACCGTTCAGCGTCTATTCGCATTCCACACGTTAGCAGCCCAAAAGCGGTTCGTATCGAAGCGCGTTTCCCTGATCCAGCAGCCAACCCATATTTAGCGTTTGCTGCATTATTGATGGCTGGCCTTGACGGTATCCAAAATAAAATGCACCCAGGCGATGCGGCTGATAAAAACTTGTATGATTTACCACCTGAAGAAGAAGCACAAATCCCGACCGTTGCTGAAAATTTAGAAGTGGCACTACAAGCATTAAAAGAGGATCACGAGTTCTTACTAAAAGGCGATGTGTTCACTAAAGACATGCTAGAGGCATTCATTGCACTCAAAGAAGAAGAGGTGCAGCGCGTCAATGTTACTGTGCATCCGGTTGAGTTTGACTTGTATTACAGCTGCTAA